Below is a window of Rattus rattus isolate New Zealand chromosome X, Rrattus_CSIRO_v1, whole genome shotgun sequence DNA.
ATCTGGGTTTTACCAATAGATGAATGTTTTATACTTAGTTTCATAAGTGAATGGTAGATTTTCAAACTTTATATTTGAATTTCCATTCAGTTTCCACAGAGTTAATGAAGATAGTAATAGAACAGAGAGAAGCATCATCCAAGAAAAAGGAAGTAGAGTATTATAATGAGATAAAAGGAACATAGAATGTGATAAgaatgagaggaaagagaaaatgtgagAATATGGTAAGGAACAAACGTTAAGCTCTTTGTAAAAACCTTTTGGAAACTTCTATTATAGAAGTTaatttttatggaatatttttatttacatttcaaacgttattccttttcccagtttcattcatatatatatatatatatatatatatatatacacatatatacacacacacatatacacacacacacacacacacacatatatatatatatatatatatatatatatatatatatatatatatatatatatatgctggatccccaaTTGGGACAGGCTCTGAACGGCCAcattcctacagtctctgctcaaactttgtctccatgtcccctcctatgagAATTTTTGTTagcccttttaagaaggactgaagcatctgttctttgattttccttcttgagcttcatgtggtctgtagattgtatcatggttaattcaagctttggggctaatatacacttatcagtgagtgcattttttgtgtgttttttgtgattgggttacctcaataaggatggtattttctatttccatgtatttgcctatgaatttcatgatgtaattatttttgatagctgagtagtactccattgtgtagatgtaccatgttctctgtatccattcctctgttgaacggcatctgggttttttccaatttgtgactattatagataaggctgcattgaacacagtggagcatatctctttgttgtatgttggagcatcatttgggtatatgcccaggagtggtatagctgagtcctcaggtagtgcaatgtccaattttctgaggaacgtccaaagtgatttccagagtagttttatcagcatgcaatcccaccaacaatagaggagtaatcctctttctccacatccttgccagcatctattgtcccctgagtttttaatattagacattctgactggtgtaaggtggaatcttagggttgttttaatttgcatttccctgatgtctaaggatgttgaacattactttaggtacttctcagtcattcaatattcctcaactgagagttatatatttagctctgtaccccatttttaaatagggttatttgtctctctgggatctaacttcttgagttctttgtatatactggatactagccctctattggatataggattggtaaagatcttttcccaatctgttggttgccattttgtcctaatgacagtttcctttgccttatagaagctttgcagttttatgagcccccacttgttgattcttaatctgacagtataagccattggtgttttgatcaggaaattttccacagtgttaatgtgtttgaggctcttccccaatttttcttctattagtttgagtttatctggtttgatgtggaggcccttgttccacttggacttaaacttttgtacagggtgacaagaatgagttgatttgccttcttctacatgctgatctccagttgaaccagcaccatttgtagaaatTGCTGTCTGCTTTCTATAGcaattagatggttttagctcctttgtaaaagttcaagtgaccatgagtgtgtgagtttatttctggatcttcactTCTATTACACtcttctacctgcctgtctctctaccaacaCCATatagtttttgtcactattgctctgtaatactgcttgaggtcaggaatgatgattccctcaagttcttttactgttaagtACACTCTTGGCTAtccagggtttttgttgttgttgttgttgttgttgttgttgttattacaaatgaatttgcaaattgctctttattactctataaagaattgagtaggaattttgctggggattgcactgcatctgtagattgcttttggcaaaatgtccatttttactatattagtcctaccaatccatgagcatgggagttctttccatcttctgacatcttcttcaatttctttcttcagagacttgaagttcatgtcatacatAGAAACTtctcaaaatatgtaaatattcagTATGAATTTAAATGAAGCAGAATAATATGGTTTATGTAATTCCCTTACTAGATATCTTAACTCATCAAAAAACTTCAGTGTCAGGAATAGGTTTCATCATTTTGCTTCATTGACCTAACAGGTTCCTTAACCTGTCCTTCAACCAAAGCAACCCAACATAGGCTATTTCAATAACATTGCAAACTCTCTACAATATGATGTTATGGCCCTAATGCCAAAGACATGATTACTTATATAACTTAATATCAAAAAATTGTGCTGATGCCAAATACAAGCTTCACCCCTAGTGAGTTGTATTCATGGTATTGGATGTACTATGTTATAAGAGAAGAAACCTATCCATCAATATCAATTCACAGTAAATCTTGAGAACTAAAACAGTGACCTCAGAGGTGATATACTtgtataatacaatataatttaATGTTTGTATAGTATAACAAATGTTATGTGATTAATCACCACATTATGTCTGGATtcaaggcccactccatgagatgtaACTCATAGAAAAGACTGCTGAAGATTAAAGGACCCTAAGATTATATAGTTCATGGAAAACTACTTACTATAATTCTGCTAAAGGAGCGTTGTAAAAAAGAATAAGTGCTAAAGAAACAatgttatacacatatattagTTCTTCACTCACAGTCATCAAGAAGTGTCTTCTTCAGTAGATTGTATTTAACACAGAACCACACACTTGGTCAATGCCCATAGTGTGGGAGACACTGAACTACTGAGTCCTAAATGAGATGCCTCCATCAAACCACTCCGCCAGTCATGGGAATctatgtagaagaggaggaggaaatattgTTGGAGTAGAGATGGTAGATGACTCTTAGGGAACACTGTCCTTCAAACCAAATATGACTGTTACCACATAAAAGTTCAGAAAGTATTTGACAGAACACATAAGTCCTATACACTAACAAACCAGAAAATATGCTATTACTATAGGGTAGTAAACACAAAGAATCACCACTAATCAATAAGCTGtttgcaattgatacctgctAAGCAAAAGAAATTCAGAGCTATAAAATGGCATATAATTTGACATATTCATCACACTCAAGGGCAGGTCCCATGACTAGGAATAGGTGACCAACACACAAATGAcaccatttattcattttgacttttcctttctaaactttGTATGTTTTACGGGGTTTTgtacacatccacatacatggaGCAAATGGTGAATGCACATCAATATGGGTGAGTAGAGTTGTGAGTAGCATTGGGAATGGAAAACAATGATGGGAGCATTCTTCATCAAAGTATATAGTATGAcaacaattttaaattaataagtgAGTTAGATTAATTTCATATTAAAAGGTTCTCATATAAAAAGGGATATTAACCCCtgtttgtctttaaatttttttgttcaaCCCCAAATCATTGCTCACAATCTACCATTCATCTCTGGTGGCCATGGAAACGTCAGAATTTCTAGAAACACTTACATTTGGTGGTCACGAATATTTGGTCttcatacatacaacacacaaagaggcaagtattttatattttgcttattgtttttattaaccATTTTCACTTTCAAAGGCCACTGACATGATTAGGCTATTTCTTGAAATAATTTCCATTTGAGAAAAGTCTTAATAATATCATACTGCAGAAAAGCCCTGTGCGATCATTTGAGGGCTCAATAGACTCTACTACCCATTATTCCTGTGTATTGTCCTAGAGTTTAGCATATGATTTAGGATCTCTGTGTTGTTCTCCTTTGTATAAAATGGGGCAACGATTGTTTGGATCTCATTGGAGGGTGAGGAATGTCAGATGTGCTAATCCCCCTGAAGGATATAAATGAGGCTCAAATTAAACAAAGCACAGGAGAGAAATGAAGATGTTTGTGTGAGGCAGGAGTTGATTAGTGAGGCACTGATCTGAGCTCAAATACCTGCGTAATGGAATAATTTTTTATACTGAAGGTGATTCACTTCTTGTGTGACCCAATCTCTGGTCAACATTTCCTGTTATTTGGAAGATATCTATGATATCAGCTTCTTTCAAATGGATCTCTTCACCCCTGATACACAAAGGTAACAACATAAAATTTACATGGAGGTttgaaatttttctctttctgaaactCATGTATCTACTTCACAGAATTTTGAGTTGGGTAGAACAAAATCCATCTAGGCTATAACTCATTAGTCGTGTACAACAGCATTCTCTACTGAATTccagttcaacttcaaaagtcatTGCTCTTCACATGCACTGTCCCAGACCTGCCTTGGAATGCATATGGGCAGAGTATTATACAGGCCAACATCTCTTGCAAATTGACTATTTGAATCTCGCTGATATTATTTCCCAAGAAGTATAAGCTGTTGTTTCTCCCAGTTATGAAGCACATTCCACAAAGATTGTGGAGCAGTGGGGAATTGGTAGCAATGTTTACATTGCAAAGAGATCCAGATTGTAGGTCCTTCAAACCTTGCTCATATGGAGGAACAATGTCATTGCTTAGTCTTCTACTTTGTTCTCAAGTACCAACTGCACCCAGTAGGGCATATATTTAATGTGCCTTACCACAAGATATAAAGATGTTAACTGAAAAGTGATCAAAATAACTTTGAACATATTTTGGGTGGAGATTTTGGGTGGTGTTTAAGTCAGTTACTCACTTAATGTAGTCGGGATACTTTATacatttcaataaaatgaaacaaatatataGAATGAGGAACACTGATTTAATTGTTAGAAAAGATATAATATGCATCATTCCTTAtgttttacatataaaatttaactttGCATCATGGTGGAGCGAATTTAAGTAGTCACACATTGCTAGatagcacatgtacacacaagcacaatcaagaacacatacaaaaatatatacaactcAAGCATAGAATTTGGACATCAAATGATATACCATCTTTatcatttgtcatttttttattctttcagcagACCATATAGACGGATTCAGTGTGTTTGTAATAGTCCAGTAACATAATTTAGAAATGCAATTATTCTGAGCTGTATTCTCATTTCAGTCACTTATAAAATTGATTTATTGTAAACAcagttgaaataaaaattatcacatatataatattgtaaatttattttcattattaattttatatataaaaataggaaatatatatatatgtatatcatctAAACAGGACAAAACTGATGTCCAAAATATCTTGTAAAAGATATTCCTGCCATTTTCCTGGATTTCTAGactttttacattcttttctaaTGTGTGTTAAATCCTCATCTGTATATAGGCTATTGAAATACAACTATGCAACAATGCAAACATGGTATGAGAGCTTAGTGCTATTTACAGTgacttattttcttctcttatattCCTTTATTTCTGGCCTAACATTATACATGTTTAATCCAATCTTCAGATTTTCCAAAGAGAAGGAATGCATCTTCAAGTTGAGTGGCCTTTTTAGCAGCCTATCAGCTTTGGTGTTTGAAATAGTCATTATCAGCAACCAATACTGGCGTCTATGGGAATTTGAAAACAATGTTGTGCAGTTTGTGTCCTTTGGACTTTGGGAAGCTTATTACCCTCAAGAATTTAACATCTCAGGAACTCTAATTAATATCCTGGTTCATACACCTATTGATTCAACGTGGACCATTTCAAATGAATTTCAGTGTGCACAGAACCTTATAGAATGGGCTATTTTTATGAAGCCTGTAGTTCTGGTTTTCAGTGCAATAGCTTTCAAGATAAGCTGCATGAAAGACCCATTTCTAGAGATCCAGATATATTGCTACAAGATCTCTGCCTTAATTTTGGGAGTTAGCAGCCTCTTCACATTTGTTGCTGTGAGCTGGAACCATATGGTAGATCTTTATGGTCAAACCACTCTTGATTTTCCACCTAACTTCCCTGTCAAGAAAGAAGCCTTGAAAAGCAAACATATGACAGCTGTGTTCCCTATAGGGGTCCTGACTGCAACCATGGCACTTTTTGGTGTGATAATATTTCTCTCTGAGATAAGCTATTTGAAACTACAGAGTAAATTGAAGGCCAAATGTGTTTCCAAAGTGGCCCTTCAAGAGGCCTGAAGTGAGGGCGCCTGCATTTCCAACATCTGTCAGACAGCTCCTAGAAGAAATTTccaattgacacacaaaactcaTGTAGTCATTAACTTGTTCTAATAAACCATCaattttattctctgtgtttacgattaatatttttatattgtgttcATATTTTGCCAACAAGGAGTAGCATGCATATGGACTGACaaaaaacatgtaaaattaaacacaaataaTACCAACTGAAAGTGCATTATGAGGAAGCTGAAACCTAAACAAAGATCAGTGATTATGTCCCTGTGTTAGACCCTTAGGTACAAAAGTGAATTGAGGGAAGAGCTAGACATCATAGCATTGTTTTTGGAGAGTATTGCTATTTTTCTGGAATAGAAAGGTTATTCTGTATATGTGAATTGGtcaattctgtttctttgtggaCAATCTCAGGTGACCAGGctttccctttgtgctttgaATGGAACAAGAACTATGAACTTCaagaagaacatttttaaaactgtttttcttaTATTACCTTCTGTATCACTGCATTGGAAATCATATTAGTTTGATAGCCAACATAATTATCTATAGGCCAATTGCAACATCACCATCTTAAAATGAGTTTAATAAGATATATATTATTGACCCATGGCCTTTGTTTTTTGTGATCCCAGATTACTTCCTAGTAGAACCACACACTTTTTGCTTAAGAGAAATCACGGCTTGTTTGccccaatagaaggaaaagcactttatacagaaaaaagaaattaatgctATCTAATAGTTATCCTTTGTTTTTAACACACCTAAGTTT
It encodes the following:
- the LOC116889332 gene encoding uncharacterized protein LOC116889332, producing MDLFTPDTQRFSKEKECIFKLSGLFSSLSALVFEIVIISNQYWRLWEFENNVVQFVSFGLWEAYYPQEFNISGTLINILVHTPIDSTWTISNEFQCAQNLIEWAIFMKPVVLVFSAIAFKISCMKDPFLEIQIYCYKISALILGVSSLFTFVAVSWNHMVDLYGQTTLDFPPNFPVKKEALKSKHMTAVFPIGVLTATMALFGVIIFLSEISYLKLQSKLKAKCVSKVALQEA